The Meiothermus sp. region GTACTCGCCGCCTCTGGCGCCCAGGCCCACCGGCAACAGGCTGGGCAGGGCCACGTTGCTCTGGGCCTGCCGTGCGATGGCATCGGCGCCCATGCGAATGCCCTGGGGTAGGTTGTCGGGCAGGCGCACCTGGATGACCGGGAAGAAGCCGTTTTGTACCAGGGTGGTAATTTGCACCTCGGGCCGGGTCAGGTATTCGATGGCCGCCACCGCTGCTGCCCGGTTGGGGCTGCCCTTGGGGATAGCCAGCCCGGCCAGCACCGGCATAAAGCCCCGGCCATAAGGCCCGATGGGGGCCGGGAAAGCCACAAAGTCGTTGGGTCGCTGGTTCAGCGCATCGCGCAAGCGGGCGATGTGATCCCAGGCGATCCAGACCTCGCCCGCCAGCAAGGGCTCTTGCATAAAGTCGTAGCTAGTAGACTGGGGGTTCACGTGCTGCCAGAGGCTCTTGAACTCGAGCCACATGCTCTCGGCCTCGTCGCTCCTGAACTTGGTGACCGCGCTCTTGGTATAGGAGGGGTACAGATAACCCTGGGTGAAGCGGTGCATCAGGCCCCTGGGGCCTGCCGGGAAGCCCAGCATGCGTCGCCCGGTGGCCCGCTGGATGTTGGCGGCCCACTCCTTGAGCTGGGTGTAGGTGAGGGTGTTGACGTTGGCGCCCGCCGGCAGATACTGCAAGGCCTGTCGGTTGGCGACCATGATGTAGGTAGCCTGCATCCAGGGAATGTAGTACTGGTTGCCTGTGCCCATCTTGCCCAGGTTCACAAAAGTTGGCGAGAAGCGGCGGTCTTTGAGCTGGGCCATCACGTCGTCTACCGTGTCCAGCGCCCCCGCGGCTAGCAGGGGTGGGAAGTCGCCGTGCAGACCCCCGGCCAGGCCCACATTCACCCGACCCGCCCGCACTTCGGAGAGAATCCGGTTGGTAAAGGGGGCGTTGTCCTCGGGGATGAACTCCACCCGCCCCTGGAAGTCCTTCAGGATCACCTGCCGCATGCGCTGGGCTTCCTCGATGGGGGTGAACTGGGTGGAGACAAACAGCAGGGTGCCCGTCTGCTGCGCCAGCACCCCGGATAGCACCAGCAAGGTGCTCAAGAGACCCCACCACAACCACTTGCTCTTTTTCATGCCTTCCTCCTTTTACGTCTGCGGGGGACCATCCGACCCCCGCAGAACCAACTCGGGAACCCAGACCTCCTGCAACGCCGAAACCGGTGCCCCACCCAGCCGCGCCAGCAACATCTCCACCAACCGCTTGCCGGTCTCCCGGAAGGGCTGGTGTACGGTGGAAAGTGGGGGATCGCTAAACTGGGCCTGGGGGATGTCGTCGTAGCCAATCACCGAGACCTCCTGACCCCCCTTGAGTCCGCGCTCGCGCAAGGCCCGCAGAACCCCCAGAGCCATCAGATCGTTGGCACATAGGATGGCAGTGGGAAATTCGGGTGGCTCCAGCAGAATTTGAGCTAACAGATAGCCACTTTTCTCGCTGAGGTCGCCCTCGAGCAGCCACTCGGGCCGGATGGGGGCCCTGGCTTCGGCCATGGCCTGCCGATACCCTGCTAAGCGGTGAGTAGCAAAGTTGAGTTCGTGCGGAGCCCCAATAAAGGCGATGTCGCGGTGGCCCAGGTGTAGCAGATGCTGCGTAGCTATGTAAAAACCCTGCCGTCCATCCACATCCAGATAGGGGTAGGGCGTGCTGATGAGGTCGCTACGTCCGTGTGACACGAAAGGGATGTTTTGCTCGAGCAGATAGGCGATGCGTTCGTCGTAGCGGCGGGTGCGGGCTACCACCAGACCATCTACCCGTTTACCCTCCACCAGGCGCCGGTAACAGGCCAGCTCCTCTGCACCCGGCGGGCAGGTGGCGACCAGCAAGTCCAGACCGACATCTGAAAGCCCCTCGCCCAGTCCGGCCAGCAACTCCAGAAAAAAGGAATCGGCAAAACGTCCCTGCGGAGAGGGAATCACCAGGCCGATAGTCTCGGCGCGGCCCTTGCGCAAACGCTTACCGTTCGGATTGGGTCGGTAACCCAGGCGTTCGGCCACCGCCAGCACCCGTGCGCGGGTCTGGGGGTTCACGCGTTCGGGGTTGTTGAGTACCCTCGAGACCGTAGCGATAGATACCTCAGCCTCCGCTGCTACGTGGCGGATATCGACAACTAGGGAGGGGGATTTGTGGCCAGACATCGAATAACTCGCCAAAAGGATAACTGCTCCAGTACTTGATGTAAACGTTTTCCATACCTTATCATGACACCCCACATTCTGCAAGCTCCTCTTGGGTCATCACCAGGTCAACCCGGCATTCCCTCCGCAGGCAACGCTACAACACCTCTTGTGGCAGCGTAAAAGGAGCCTCAAGACGAAGAAGGGTTGTACCCTGGGGTCATGCGGCAGTTACTGTGGCTGGTTCTCCTGTTAGCAGCCTGTATACCGGCCCCACCCCAGCGCAACCTGCGTCCGACAGGGAGCCCCGACGTGGTGGTGATCGGATTTGCGGGACGCTGTGCTTCGCTACCGGTAGTGGGGGATGGCTGCAACCCACCCTTCGACAACTATGGCTACCTCGACGACGAGGTGTTTCCCCGCAGCAGCACGCCGCGCCAGACCGCCCAGGCTGTGGTTGGAGCCTTTCGTGATCGGGGTTATAGCACGGAATATTTTGATGTTTCGGCTTTTTTGTATGCCCACACCAGCGGCATCTCGAGGCAGCAGGAGAACGGCTACCTCGAGGCCGAAGGCTACCTTAGGCGGGTCTACGATTACTGGATCAAGGGATTCGAGAACCCTACCCGGGTGGTGCTGTTGGCCCACTCTCATGGCACCGTCTGGGCCAGCCTGCTGGCCTGGAACCATCCCGAGGTGCGCTTCGACTACTTCATCTACCTGGACGCCATTTGCAGCTTCTGGGATGCCGACAACCTGCGCAACAACCGCATCATTCAGGATTACTACGATGTCCGGGGCCTGCGCCGCCCCTTCCCCCTGGGCGAGGATGAGGGCGGCAACCCCTGTAAAGTCATTGCAGTGCCGGGCCAGCGTGCAAAACAAGACCTGAACGATGTGGTGCCGCCCAACGTGGGGGTAGGCCTCGAGGTCGTGAGCCGCAGCCCGCTCAACCTCCCCGCGGTCAACTTTATCTACGACGACGACCCCGATTACCGCCTCGATGGTTCACAAGCCAACCTTTTCCGCTTCCAGTCGCGCGAAGACCATAGCGGGGTCACCGCCCGCAGTAGCGATGCCATGCAGTGGGTGGTGGCCAAGATCCGTGAAATCGGCTTGCCGAAGTAGCCCAGGACAAAACGCTCCCTACCGCCCTAGAGCGCCCTTTAGAAGTGCTATCTGCCTTTAGGAAAGCTTTGTCCTGGGCAGAACCGTGGCCGCCTAGAAACTCGAAACCCAAGCAGGGCCGAGCCCGGCCCACGCTTGGGGGCGTAATACCGGATTCAAGAAGATAGTCTTCAAAACAAACAACCCTGGGGGCTATCTTTTTGAATCCTAGAGCACACCCTTTGGTCGGGTTAGTTCGTCACCATTCGGTGACGAACTAACCGAATCTGGTATAACATGCGTCTGGAACCAGATGCATTCTCGTTTTAGAGCGGTTTCCACGTAGAGTCCCTACAGCGGTTTTTGCTGTAGGGACTACCATACGAGCCGCCGCGTGGGCCCTTTTGGTGGGAACCGCGATAGTTATCCGGCAAACTTACGCAACATGGCCGCAATTTGGGCGGGTTTTTGATTGTCGCCTTTGGCGATATCGACGGCGCAGAGGGTCAGGAATTCCTGCAGAATCAGGGTAGAGGCGGACTCCATGGCTTTCTTGGTGGCGGTCATCTGGTTGAGCACTTCCTCGCAGGGGCGGCCCTCCTCCACCATTTTCTGCAAACCCCGCACCTGCCCTTCGATGCGGCGCAGGCGCTTGAGGATGCTATCCAGGGTTTCCCCGTTGAGATCGGTGGTGTTCATAGGCTTTCAGTCTAGCGCGATTTTGGATGAACTGTGGGCCATTGGGCGAGGCCCTCAGTCCGGCTCCCCCTCGAGGTCGGAAGAAGGGCTCTCGAGCGGCGTCTCCCGCACCGCATCGGGATAAAACTTGCGCAGCCTGCCGCCAAATAGCTGCACCAGCTTCCGAAAACGCGGGTCTTCCAGCAGGCCGGCCTCGACAGCGGGTTGGGCTTCGACTTCCTCCGAGGTCTCATCGGGTGGTGTTGGGTCGAACAGCGAGGCTTCGGGGTTCCAGGGTTCTGGTTCGGGGGGCCCGATCACCGGGGGGTGCAGTGAAGGATGGGGTTCTCCCCAGGGTGTGTCGGCTGGGGCCGGCTCGACAGGGGCGCTGCTTGGGGAAGGCGCTGGAGCTGGGGGAGGAGATGTCGCAGGCGCCACGGCATCGTGGGGGGCAGCTTTTTTGTGGGTGGGCTTGTCGGGCGGCGGGAAGGGTTGGCCCGAAGGCTCATCCACCGGTTTTTTTTTACCACCCAGCCGTAACTCGACCTGCTCGAGGCCCAGCACTTCCCGCACCGCTTTCCGGATCTCCTCCAGGTGCTTTTGCGCTCCCTGGTGGTGGAAGCTGGCCCGCTCGGAGAACAAAAGCACCAGCTTGTCCTCTTCAAAGCGGGGTTCGGCCTCGCGTACAAAGCCCCGGATGGTGATCTTGAGGGCGTTCATGACCCGCCGCCACTCCGAAGCCAGGTCGGCCACGCTTGGCGCGGTAGAGCTTGGGGACGGGGGGTTCTCCTTGGGGCTCTCGAGGTTGGGGGCCCGTCTCTCGACCCTGCGGGGCCTGGGGTCGAAATCGGGGATGGCCGGGGTGGCGGCAGGCATAGCAGCACTAGCAGGGGCCGCATGGAGGGCCTGGTAGGCGCTCAGGAGGGCCAGCTCCAGCGACAGGGCATCGGAGCGCTTGAGGAGGCGCTCGAGGGCCTCATCCAGGGCGGTCATGGCGGCCACTATGCGCTCCTCGGGCTGGTTCAGGTGGGGGCCGGTGCCCAGCCCCATACGTCCGTACAGTCCGGCCCTAAGCGCTTCCAAGAGCCCCTGGGCCAGGGTACGCGCGGCAAACCCCTGGGTGTAGAGGTGCTGGGCTTGCTCCAGCGCCGGGCGAAGCTGCCCCTTATCCAGGGCCTCGGCCAGCGCGAACAAAGTCTCCTGGGGGGGCAGGCCTAGTGCGTCTTCGGTTTGCTGGAGGGTGAGGGGGCCCTCGAGGGTCAGGAGCCTGTCCAGCAGGCTCTCGGCATCGCGCATGGCTCCGTCGGCCAGCCGCGCTACGAGTTGCAGGGCCTGGGGTTCCGCCTCGCGGCCCAGGCCCGCCAGGATGCGCTGGAGCTTCTCTACAATTTCGTCCTCGGAGAGCCGCCGGAAACGGAAATGCTGGGTGCGCGAGAGGATGGTGGGGGGCATTCGCTCGGGCTCGGTGGTGGCAAAAATAAAAATGACGTGCGGGGGCGGTTCTTCCAGCGTCTTCAAAAGCGCATTGAAGGCGCTTTTGGACATCATGTGGGCCTCGTCGAGGATCACCACCTTGTGCCGGCCCAGGATGGGGGCCAGCAGAATCCGCTCGCGCAGGTCGCGCACGTCCTCTACCGAGTTATTCGAGGCGGCGTCAATTTCCAGCACATCCGGGTGCCGCCCCTCCCGTACCAGGCGGCAACCCTCGCAGACCCCACAGGGCTTGGGCTCCTGGCTACAGTTCACGGCCTGGGCAATCAGGCGGGCACTACTGGTTTTGCCTACTCCCCGCGGCCCGGAAAAGAGGTAAGCCTGGGCCAGCCTGCCCGAGCGCAGGGCGTTTAGCAACACATCCTTCACGTGTTCCTGGCCCACCATCTCGTCGAAGGTGGTGGGGCGGGCCTGGCGGTAGAGGGCACTCACGGGTTCTAGCTTAAGGCCCATAGCCTAAAGCGCAAAGCCAGGGCTGTGCAGGTGTGGCTGTACAAGCATCCCTATGACAGCGCACTAAATATCCGGCAAATCCAGGTCGGGAATGCGATTAAAGGCGATGCGGGTGACGGCGCTTTGCTCGGTGCGGTGCATGCCCAAAAAGTAGAGAGCCTGGGGGCCGTACTTGCCGTTGGCCTTGTCCATAGCCTGGGCCAGCCGCACCAGCTTCTGGTCGGACTCAAAGAGGGGCCAGCCCAGCTCCTGTTCGGGAATCAGACTGCCCAGGGCAATGCCTACCTTGAAGGGGGTGCCCTCGAGCTTTTGTTCCCAAAGCCGCAAGGCTGCACGCAGGAGGGTCAGGGTGTCTTGGCTGGGCTGGATGTGCATAGAGCTGTTCCATGCACGCTTCTTGCCACCATCCAGAACGTGCACAAACAGGGTTAGGGAGCCGGCCCAGTAGCCCTCGTGGCGCAGACGGGCCGAGGCCCGATGTACCAGCCGGGAGAGCACAGCGCGGGCTCCGACCTCGTTTCTAAACACCGGCGGCAGCACGTGGGAGTGACTCAGGCTGCGCCGCCTTGTGGGGGCCTCGGGCAGGTCGGCCCCCCGCAGGCGGTGCCACCAGGCAAAGCCATGTACCCCGCTGCCCCAGACCTGCGAGAGTTGCAGAACAGAAAGCTGGTAGAGCTGCTCCACTGTGGTCACGCCGTGCTTGAACAGGCGCTGTTCCATGCCGGGGCCAATGCCGGGCAGGTCGCGTAGCGCCAGCAGGTAGAGCCGGTGGGGCAGGTCGGACAACTGCAATAGGGTCAGGCCGTTGGGTTTGTGCATCTCGGCGGCTACCTTGGCCAAAAACCGATTGGGCCCCAGACCCACCGAGCAGCGTAGCTCTTGGCCCACCCGTCGGTAGATGGCCTGTTTGACCTGCTCTCCCAGCCGCAGGGCCGCGGCGGGCTCTTTTTCCCGGCCCATCAGTTTGCAGACCAGTTCGTCAATCGAGAGCACAGCTTCGACGGGCAACACGGTATCTACCGCCTGCAGAATCTGGTGGTGAACGCGGATGTACTCCTTGGGGCGGGCCTCGACGACCTCGAGCCCAGGGCACAAAAGCCGGGCATCCTGTACCAGCGTTCCGGTTTTGACCCCATAGCGCTTGGCCTCGTAGCTTGCGGCAATGCAGCAGGTGGTCTCGGCCAGCATGGGCACCACCGCCACCGGCTTGCCGCGTAGCTCGGGCCTGAGCTGTTGCTCTACCGAGGCAAAGTAGGCGTTCATGTCCAAGAACAGGTAGTTGATGCTCATGCGAACCTCCAGGATGAGGGGGGATTTGGCCCACTGAGTTCATCAGTGATTATGTATATTTCATAATACAGCTATCAAGTTTTTGCAAGGACAAATAAACTGGCCCTCGGTGATGGAGGCCGATTCCGTTGTCACGCGGAAGCGTGCTCCGTATCAGCTTTTGGCTTTCGGCTATCATCCACCGGCTTTGCTCTTTTTGGTTTAAAAAGAAAGAGCCCTCGTTTTGAGGGCTCTTTGAGCAAGCGACCGCTCAGAAGTTGAACTTCAAACCTGCCCGGGCGCCTAAGCCGAAGTTGAGACCGGGCTCGAGGCGGGGGTTGGCCTCCACAAACAGGCCCAGCGGGCCAAACAGGTTGAGATCGAGGCCCACCGCGGCGGTGCCGTAAATGGGGTCGGTCAGAGCGGGCAGAAAGCGGGCGCCCACGCCCACGTAGGGGCTCAGGAGCCCGCTGCCAAAGTGACGCATCAGATAGGCTTCGATGCCCAGGGCCTGGGTGCTTAGGTTGTAGTCCAGGCCGGCCCGCAGGCCAAAGCCCAGGAATGCCTCGCGCACGCCCACCACGCCGCTGACGGCCAGGTTGTTGCTGCTGAAGATGCCGCCGGTGGGCTCGGGAATAATGCCCAGCGCAGCGCCGGCGCCAAAGTAGAGGTTGCGAGCCCTGGGGGCAGTGGGCGTAACCGGGGCTACGGGCCGTACTTCAGGCTGGGGCTGGGGTTGAGGCTGGGGCTGGGGTGCGGGGGCCGGTTGCTGGGCCTGCTGGCGCAGCTCGTTAACCTGGCCTTGCAGGGTAGTGACCTGATTGCTCAGGCCGCGTACCTGCTCTTCCAGGGCTGCTACGCGGGCTGCGTCGGGGCGGTTGCGCATCTGCTCTTCCAGGGTGGCGATGCGGCGCTCGAGGGCGACCGCATCCTGCGGCGCGGTGGGCGCCGCCGGGGCCTGGCTCAGGCGTTGAACCTGCTCTTCCAGGGCCGCGATGCGGGCCTGGAGTTCCGCCGGGGTGGGGCCGGCGGGCTGGGCCGGCTGGGCGGGTTGGGGAGCCTGGGCCAGCCGCTGAACCTGCTGCTCGAGGGCCGCCAGGCGCTGCTCGAGGGCCGCTGCCCGCTGGCTGGTCTCGATGGCCCGCTTGACCTCGGCCTCGAGCTCGGCCAGCTTGCCGGCCTGATCCTGGCTGGTGCGCTCGAGGGCAGCAAAACGCTGCTGAAGCTGCTGGAGCTCGGGCGCTACCTCCTGGGCCCCCCGCTCGACGGCCAGACGGCACTCGGGCCGGGCATTCTCGAGGCGGTTGGTCTGGTAGAGGCGGAAGAAAATCAGGGCGGCCTGGTAGCGGGTCAGGTTCTGGTTGCCCCGGAAGGTGCCATCCGGGAAACCCTCAATCAGGCCGCACTGTACGGCAAACTCCACGGCCTGGCGGGCCCAGTGCCCGGCGGGGATGTCGCGGAACTGGGTCTGGGCTTGGGCGAATACACCAAAGAATGCGGTCAACACAAAGCTAACCACGGCTAGACGGCTTTTTAGCATACAGACCTCCTCTTTGAAGCTTTTTTGAGGCCAAGCGTTCTTGGCTCCGTCTCCTACGCTAAACAGCCAAGGTGAGGGCTCTGCTAAGCCTGCCCATAAGCGAAATTGGGGACTTTATCACCCATTTCATGTTTGGGTACAATCGCTTCATGCAGGTCAAAAATCTGATGGGGCTGCGCCCCTATACGGTGCACAAGAACGAAACCCTGTATGTGGCTGCCGAGCGCATGCTCGAGCACCGCCTGGGGGGTTTGCCGGTGGTGGGGGATGGGGGCGAGGTGGTGGGCTTGCTCGAGATCGACCAGATGCTCCCCGAGCCGCAAAAAGTGCCCTTTTCCGATGTAGAGGCCCTGCGCTTCCTGGACGAGTGGGTAGACCCCGGCTCATTTGATCGTTTGGTGGAGCGCTACAAGAACACCCCTGTTCACCGTTTGATGCGCACCGAGGTAGCCATGGTCGGCCCCGACGACCCCATCGAAAAAGCCCTGGGGCTGATGCTGCAAGACCGACAGTACCGGCGGGTGCTGGTGGTGGACGAGCATCGGCAACTGCTGGGCACCCTGACCCGCTCCGACTTCCTGCGTTTGTTCGTGCGGGGGCGTTGATGCACGGCATCGGGCATCTGGTGGAGGTGTTTTTTCTCCTGCTGGCCGCGCAGCTGGTGGGCTGGCTCTTTGCCCGCTTTAAGCAGCCGGTGGTGATTGGCGAGGTGCTGGCGGGTTTGCTGGTGGGGCCGGCGCTGCTGGGCCTGGTACACGACGGAGAAATTCTGGAGTTTCTGGCCGAACTGGGAGCCATTTTCCTGCTCTTTATGGTGGGCCTCGAGACCCGCCTGCGCGACATTCTGGCCGTGGGCAAGGAGGCCTTTTTGGTGGCGCTGCTGGGGGTGTTGTTTCCCTTTGTGGGAGGGTATTTCTTTGGCCAGAGCATCGGCTTTGGCCAGCTCCCGGCGCTGTTTTTGGGTACGGCGCTGGTGGCGACCAGCGTGGGCATTACCGCCCGGGTGCTGCTGGAACTGGGCGTACTCTCGCGCAGCTATAGCCGCATTATTTTGGGTGCGGCGGTGATCGACGACGTGCTGGGCCTGATTGTGCTGGCGGTGGTGAACGGGGTGGCCCAGAGCGGCACCTTCGAGCTGGGGGTGGCGCTGCGCATCACCCTGCTCTCGGTGCTGTTTGTGGGGGGTGCCATGCTCCTGGTGCCCTGGCTGCGGCGGGCCTCGCTGCCCCGCTTCACCCTGGGCAACCCCTTCGGCTTTGCCCTGCTGGTGGGGGTGGGGCTGGCGGCGCTGGCGGCCACCATTGGCCTGGCCCCCATCGTGGGGGCCTTCCTGGCCGGGATGCTCCTGGCCGAGGTGCGCGAAGAGCTGGCCATCGAGGAACACGTCCGGGCGGTGGGGCAGTTTTTGACCCCCATCTTTTTTGCCATGGTAGGGGTGCGCCTGGAGCTGGCCGCGCTGCTGAGTGCAAAGGTCTGGCTGGTGGGCAGCGGGGTCTTGCTGATTGCCCTGCTGGGCAAGCTTTTGGGCGGATTTCTGGGGGCCCTGAGCCAGGGGCTGCACCGGGCGGTGGTGGTGGGCATCGGGATGGCTCCGAGGGGTGAAGTGGGTTTGATTGTGGCGGCGCTGGGCCTGGCTGCCGGGGCAGTGAACGAAGAGGAGTATGCCCTGGTGCTCTTTATGGTGGTGGGTACTACCCTGCTGGCCCCGCTCTTTTTGCGCCCTGCCATTGCCTGGGCCGAACGCCGGCAGGTTTCGGAAGATGCTTCATGAAAGCCAGATAAACGCAAAACCACGGCGCTTGCGCGTATACTGACCTTTGGTATGCGCCTAATTGCTGTGTGGCCCTGGCTTGTTGCGCTGGCGCTGGCCCAGAGCACCTATACCGTGCAGCGCGGCGACACCCTCTACTCGATTGCCAAACGCCACGATACCACCGTGGAAATCCTGATGCGGCTCAACAGCCTGAGCGAGGCCACCCTGAGCGTGGGGCAGGTGCTGCAACTGCCGCCCCGGGTGCTACAGCACACCGTGCAGCGCGGCGACACGCTTTTTTCCATAGCCCGGCGCTATGGCTCCACGGTGCAGGCTATCCAGCAAGAAAACAACCTCGAGGGCACCGCCCTGTCCCTTGGGCAGGTGCTTCGCATTCCCCAGGTGAGCGTGGCAGCCCCCACATCCCCCCCGGCCCCTGCACCCAACCCATCCCCCGCCAGCCCCAATCCCACCCCTCCCACCGGCTCCTCGGCCAATCTGGTTAACCCCACCCCCCTGCCGAGCCCCACCCCACCCCACCCCGCACCCGAACCCACGCCCCCATCCCAGCCCAGCCAGCCCGCCGACACCGATTACGACCCCACCCATCCCCTGATCCTGGTGGTACTCAAATACCTGGGGCTGCCCTACGTGTTCGGAGCCAACT contains the following coding sequences:
- a CDS encoding ABC transporter substrate-binding protein; protein product: MKKSKWLWWGLLSTLLVLSGVLAQQTGTLLFVSTQFTPIEEAQRMRQVILKDFQGRVEFIPEDNAPFTNRILSEVRAGRVNVGLAGGLHGDFPPLLAAGALDTVDDVMAQLKDRRFSPTFVNLGKMGTGNQYYIPWMQATYIMVANRQALQYLPAGANVNTLTYTQLKEWAANIQRATGRRMLGFPAGPRGLMHRFTQGYLYPSYTKSAVTKFRSDEAESMWLEFKSLWQHVNPQSTSYDFMQEPLLAGEVWIAWDHIARLRDALNQRPNDFVAFPAPIGPYGRGFMPVLAGLAIPKGSPNRAAAVAAIEYLTRPEVQITTLVQNGFFPVIQVRLPDNLPQGIRMGADAIARQAQSNVALPSLLPVGLGARGGEYNKVFQDTFARIILRNEDVRRVLDSEAANLRRIMNETRAPCWSPDPASSGACPVN
- a CDS encoding LacI family DNA-binding transcriptional regulator; the protein is MSGHKSPSLVVDIRHVAAEAEVSIATVSRVLNNPERVNPQTRARVLAVAERLGYRPNPNGKRLRKGRAETIGLVIPSPQGRFADSFFLELLAGLGEGLSDVGLDLLVATCPPGAEELACYRRLVEGKRVDGLVVARTRRYDERIAYLLEQNIPFVSHGRSDLISTPYPYLDVDGRQGFYIATQHLLHLGHRDIAFIGAPHELNFATHRLAGYRQAMAEARAPIRPEWLLEGDLSEKSGYLLAQILLEPPEFPTAILCANDLMALGVLRALRERGLKGGQEVSVIGYDDIPQAQFSDPPLSTVHQPFRETGKRLVEMLLARLGGAPVSALQEVWVPELVLRGSDGPPQT
- a CDS encoding metal-sensitive transcriptional regulator: MNTTDLNGETLDSILKRLRRIEGQVRGLQKMVEEGRPCEEVLNQMTATKKAMESASTLILQEFLTLCAVDIAKGDNQKPAQIAAMLRKFAG
- the dnaX gene encoding DNA polymerase III subunit gamma/tau — translated: MSALYRQARPTTFDEMVGQEHVKDVLLNALRSGRLAQAYLFSGPRGVGKTSSARLIAQAVNCSQEPKPCGVCEGCRLVREGRHPDVLEIDAASNNSVEDVRDLRERILLAPILGRHKVVILDEAHMMSKSAFNALLKTLEEPPPHVIFIFATTEPERMPPTILSRTQHFRFRRLSEDEIVEKLQRILAGLGREAEPQALQLVARLADGAMRDAESLLDRLLTLEGPLTLQQTEDALGLPPQETLFALAEALDKGQLRPALEQAQHLYTQGFAARTLAQGLLEALRAGLYGRMGLGTGPHLNQPEERIVAAMTALDEALERLLKRSDALSLELALLSAYQALHAAPASAAMPAATPAIPDFDPRPRRVERRAPNLESPKENPPSPSSTAPSVADLASEWRRVMNALKITIRGFVREAEPRFEEDKLVLLFSERASFHHQGAQKHLEEIRKAVREVLGLEQVELRLGGKKKPVDEPSGQPFPPPDKPTHKKAAPHDAVAPATSPPPAPAPSPSSAPVEPAPADTPWGEPHPSLHPPVIGPPEPEPWNPEASLFDPTPPDETSEEVEAQPAVEAGLLEDPRFRKLVQLFGGRLRKFYPDAVRETPLESPSSDLEGEPD
- a CDS encoding DNA polymerase gives rise to the protein MSINYLFLDMNAYFASVEQQLRPELRGKPVAVVPMLAETTCCIAASYEAKRYGVKTGTLVQDARLLCPGLEVVEARPKEYIRVHHQILQAVDTVLPVEAVLSIDELVCKLMGREKEPAAALRLGEQVKQAIYRRVGQELRCSVGLGPNRFLAKVAAEMHKPNGLTLLQLSDLPHRLYLLALRDLPGIGPGMEQRLFKHGVTTVEQLYQLSVLQLSQVWGSGVHGFAWWHRLRGADLPEAPTRRRSLSHSHVLPPVFRNEVGARAVLSRLVHRASARLRHEGYWAGSLTLFVHVLDGGKKRAWNSSMHIQPSQDTLTLLRAALRLWEQKLEGTPFKVGIALGSLIPEQELGWPLFESDQKLVRLAQAMDKANGKYGPQALYFLGMHRTEQSAVTRIAFNRIPDLDLPDI
- a CDS encoding S-layer homology domain-containing protein — its product is MLKSRLAVVSFVLTAFFGVFAQAQTQFRDIPAGHWARQAVEFAVQCGLIEGFPDGTFRGNQNLTRYQAALIFFRLYQTNRLENARPECRLAVERGAQEVAPELQQLQQRFAALERTSQDQAGKLAELEAEVKRAIETSQRAAALEQRLAALEQQVQRLAQAPQPAQPAQPAGPTPAELQARIAALEEQVQRLSQAPAAPTAPQDAVALERRIATLEEQMRNRPDAARVAALEEQVRGLSNQVTTLQGQVNELRQQAQQPAPAPQPQPQPQPQPEVRPVAPVTPTAPRARNLYFGAGAALGIIPEPTGGIFSSNNLAVSGVVGVREAFLGFGLRAGLDYNLSTQALGIEAYLMRHFGSGLLSPYVGVGARFLPALTDPIYGTAAVGLDLNLFGPLGLFVEANPRLEPGLNFGLGARAGLKFNF
- a CDS encoding HPP family protein; the protein is MQVKNLMGLRPYTVHKNETLYVAAERMLEHRLGGLPVVGDGGEVVGLLEIDQMLPEPQKVPFSDVEALRFLDEWVDPGSFDRLVERYKNTPVHRLMRTEVAMVGPDDPIEKALGLMLQDRQYRRVLVVDEHRQLLGTLTRSDFLRLFVRGR
- a CDS encoding cation:proton antiporter — encoded protein: MHGIGHLVEVFFLLLAAQLVGWLFARFKQPVVIGEVLAGLLVGPALLGLVHDGEILEFLAELGAIFLLFMVGLETRLRDILAVGKEAFLVALLGVLFPFVGGYFFGQSIGFGQLPALFLGTALVATSVGITARVLLELGVLSRSYSRIILGAAVIDDVLGLIVLAVVNGVAQSGTFELGVALRITLLSVLFVGGAMLLVPWLRRASLPRFTLGNPFGFALLVGVGLAALAATIGLAPIVGAFLAGMLLAEVREELAIEEHVRAVGQFLTPIFFAMVGVRLELAALLSAKVWLVGSGVLLIALLGKLLGGFLGALSQGLHRAVVVGIGMAPRGEVGLIVAALGLAAGAVNEEEYALVLFMVVGTTLLAPLFLRPAIAWAERRQVSEDAS
- a CDS encoding C40 family peptidase, whose protein sequence is MRLIAVWPWLVALALAQSTYTVQRGDTLYSIAKRHDTTVEILMRLNSLSEATLSVGQVLQLPPRVLQHTVQRGDTLFSIARRYGSTVQAIQQENNLEGTALSLGQVLRIPQVSVAAPTSPPAPAPNPSPASPNPTPPTGSSANLVNPTPLPSPTPPHPAPEPTPPSQPSQPADTDYDPTHPLILVVLKYLGLPYVFGANSDRAVDCSAFVQQVYAEVGIKVPRTSREQWNAFGTVQGAMRQGDLVFFSFGGRQIDHVGIYLGRGVFAHANSYGSRVVIESLDSPYYKRVYRGAKRVEALSAQQP